A window of the Solirubrobacterales bacterium genome harbors these coding sequences:
- a CDS encoding CoA-binding protein — protein MSILLDKDTTFIVQGITGREAVNLARECLDYGSKIVGGVTPGRKGRVVHGVPVFDTVAQAIENHGSQIDGSVVTVPPGFTKDAVVEALANGIKLIVVVTERIPRGDVAEMVELADLKGARIIGPNCLGLIVPEVCKMGGIGGPAKDAAKSYKPGSVGVMSRSGGMTTEISSSLTQAGLGVSTAISIGGDAIIGSTYAELMPYFEADEQTEAIVIYSEPGGRMEAQLSEWKTVNNSRLPIIAFMAGKFMDDEEMQGMSFGHAGTIVEGKEDSANEKIKRLEAAGITVVERIDEIPDAVKERIGK, from the coding sequence ATGAGCATCCTTCTCGACAAGGACACCACCTTCATCGTCCAGGGAATCACCGGCCGTGAGGCGGTCAACTTGGCCCGCGAGTGCCTCGATTACGGCTCGAAGATCGTCGGCGGGGTCACCCCCGGCCGCAAGGGCCGCGTGGTCCACGGCGTGCCGGTGTTCGACACCGTCGCTCAGGCGATCGAGAACCACGGCAGCCAGATCGACGGCTCGGTCGTCACCGTCCCCCCCGGGTTCACCAAGGACGCGGTGGTCGAGGCGCTGGCCAACGGGATCAAGCTGATCGTGGTCGTCACCGAACGGATCCCGCGAGGCGACGTCGCCGAGATGGTCGAGCTGGCCGATCTCAAGGGCGCCCGGATCATCGGTCCGAACTGCCTCGGCCTGATCGTCCCGGAGGTCTGCAAGATGGGCGGAATCGGCGGTCCCGCCAAGGATGCCGCCAAGTCCTACAAGCCGGGCTCGGTCGGTGTGATGTCCCGCTCCGGCGGCATGACCACCGAGATCTCCTCCTCCCTCACCCAGGCCGGGCTCGGGGTGTCGACCGCGATCTCGATCGGCGGGGACGCGATCATCGGGTCCACCTACGCCGAGCTGATGCCGTACTTCGAGGCCGATGAACAGACCGAGGCGATCGTGATCTACTCGGAGCCGGGCGGCCGCATGGAGGCCCAGCTTTCCGAGTGGAAGACCGTCAACAACTCGCGCCTGCCGATCATCGCGTTCATGGCCGGAAAGTTCATGGACGACGAGGAGATGCAGGGCATGAGCTTCGGCCACGCCGGTACCATCGTCGAAGGCAAGGAAGACTCAGCCAACGAGAAGATCAAACGACTCGAGGCCGCCGGCATCACCGTGGTCGAACGGATCGACGAGATTCCCGACGCAGTCAAGGAGAGGATCGGAAAATGA
- a CDS encoding AMP-binding protein: MNFIDDVIQRFRFSQEAVVAVDAEGNRETFYFSQLFARSLGLSGAMLSRGVYRGDVVLILVGSRIEWVVAMLACFRMGAIALPCNPQLTREDLAERIAAANPVLAIGEERYLSALPDGLPYLDLGDLERIFDEDLRQDIPTEAVDLDPGDPALIVFTSGSTGKPKGVIYPQRYLTGQHLQTRYWLGARPGDLCWCTAAPGWSKSARNGFIAPWLAGARALLVDQRFDPETRLDIVRREGVNVLCQAPTEYRILARRTELSPVPSIRRMVSAGEALNPEVIAAFRELTGLEIADGYGQSETGAVTGLRPGESRPGSMGRPLPGIETRIVDGELQVKAETSPTFFSRYLDGHRFEGEWWGTGDLVTADRDGFLFHEGRNDDVISSAGYRIGPVEVESALVSHPAVAEAAAVAAPDPDRGSVVKAVVVLRDEVCDGDGNPKNPEELTAEIQQHCREVTAPYKYPRRIEFVPELPKTASGKIKRAELRARQE; the protein is encoded by the coding sequence GTGAACTTCATCGATGATGTGATCCAGCGGTTTCGCTTTTCGCAGGAGGCTGTGGTCGCGGTCGATGCGGAAGGAAATCGGGAGACCTTCTACTTCAGCCAGCTTTTCGCCCGCAGCCTGGGGCTCTCCGGGGCGATGCTCTCCAGGGGCGTCTACCGGGGTGATGTAGTACTGATCCTGGTCGGCAGCCGGATCGAGTGGGTGGTTGCGATGCTCGCCTGCTTCCGGATGGGGGCGATCGCCCTGCCCTGCAACCCGCAGCTCACCCGGGAAGACCTGGCGGAACGGATCGCCGCCGCCAATCCGGTGCTGGCGATCGGCGAGGAGCGATATCTCTCCGCCCTGCCGGATGGCCTTCCGTACCTGGATCTGGGCGACCTGGAGCGAATCTTCGACGAGGACCTGCGGCAGGATATTCCGACCGAGGCAGTTGATCTCGACCCGGGTGATCCGGCCCTGATCGTCTTCACCTCCGGCTCCACCGGCAAGCCGAAGGGTGTGATCTACCCTCAGCGCTACCTCACCGGCCAGCACCTCCAGACCCGGTACTGGCTTGGTGCACGGCCCGGCGATCTCTGCTGGTGCACCGCTGCTCCAGGCTGGTCCAAGTCGGCCCGCAACGGATTCATCGCTCCCTGGCTGGCGGGGGCCAGGGCCCTGCTGGTCGATCAGCGGTTCGACCCGGAAACCCGGCTCGACATTGTGCGCCGAGAGGGCGTGAATGTACTCTGCCAGGCCCCTACCGAGTACCGGATCCTGGCCCGCAGGACCGAACTCTCGCCGGTCCCTTCGATCCGCCGCATGGTCTCGGCCGGGGAGGCCCTCAACCCGGAGGTGATCGCGGCTTTCCGTGAGCTGACCGGCCTCGAGATCGCGGACGGATACGGCCAGTCCGAGACCGGAGCGGTCACCGGGCTGCGACCCGGAGAGAGTCGCCCCGGGTCGATGGGGCGGCCCCTCCCCGGGATCGAAACCCGCATCGTCGACGGCGAGCTCCAGGTCAAGGCAGAGACCTCCCCCACCTTCTTCTCCCGCTACCTTGACGGCCACCGGTTCGAGGGCGAGTGGTGGGGCACCGGCGACCTGGTCACCGCGGACCGGGACGGGTTCCTGTTCCACGAAGGTCGAAACGACGACGTGATCTCTTCGGCCGGCTACCGGATCGGACCGGTCGAGGTGGAGTCCGCCCTGGTCTCCCATCCCGCCGTGGCCGAGGCGGCAGCGGTCGCCGCTCCTGATCCCGACCGCGGTTCGGTGGTCAAGGCGGTCGTGGTCCTCCGTGACGAGGTCTGCGACGGCGACGGCAACCCGAAGAACCCGGAAGAACTCACCGCCGAGATCCAGCAGCACTGCCGTGAGGTGACCGCGCCGTACAAGTATCCGCGACGGATCGAGTTCGTGCCCGAGCTGCCGAAGACTGCCTCCGGCAAGATCAAGCGGGCGGAGCTGCGGGCCCGTCAGGAGTAA